Within the Hevea brasiliensis isolate MT/VB/25A 57/8 chromosome 2, ASM3005281v1, whole genome shotgun sequence genome, the region TTGAATGATTTTGCTAGCCGCCCAAGGCATCTAGACCTGAGTATCATAACGGATATCAAGTCTTCATCAGACTTCTTCGACATTCATTTCTTCTCCTTTGTTAGAAGGAGCTGCAAACTGCAAAGCAGCTCATACTTTAGCGTCCTGAGCTCTACAtaatttcttcttttatttttaacCCCTCAGCAAGTGTTCTTTATTTCAACTCTTATGCCACACTAGTggctttcttatttatatttgataaaaaaaaattcaataaaattaatgaaattattacacaatttaattattaaaaattaaaatttctaaaagtCATTATATATGAATGTCaaagattaaaaaataaaatactgaAATATTAAAGTAGATATTAAAAAGACAAAGACAACATTAAAGagcaaagaaagaaaataaaaagacctAAAAAGAACTTATCCGGATTTAATATGCTACATTTCCTAATTAagtgtaatataatttattaatttatcatttaatttattacactttaaattatattatagacATAATGCCTTTGACAATTTATAAGCAAATTACTTCATTAGAAGttaatttatatatcaaataCATTTGTATCATACTTTCTAGGAAATAAGTTGCCTTAAAGTATACTTTCTGGGAAAAGTGGAGCATTTTGAAGCAAACAAGGCCTTGAATCCATGTCAAATAAAAGTAAAGAGAAAAAGAACGGTTGCAAAAATATTTATTCACAGCTCAAACTGCTCAGTACATGATTATGCAACTGTGGCACCTGCAACAACACCACAGCAACAGTAGGTCCACGTATAAACTTCTGAGTGGAATTATTTCTTCATCAGCAACGCAGGTCAAGATGCTAATGTTGTACGTGGACAACTATCGATTGTGCAGGCCAAGATGTCCCTGTAATCCCGGGATATCGTGAAGGAGTCGTAAACTTTGCCGTCTCTGCTTTTCTTGTATTCGAACAAAAGATTAGAATGGTCAAAAGCTGTAAGTTTTACAAATCCATAATCATAATCTTTAAAGAAACTCCATGTTGTATTGATGGCTGTAAATTCTGCAAGGCTAGCTCCTCCTCCTCCTGCTACCACATGTATTGTTCCATTTAAGGTGCCCTTGTAGTGATGTCTCTCTTCATTGGTGCAAATATTCTGTAGaagtaaacaagaaaacaaaattaaGAGTCAAGAGCTTGAGTGTAAACTGTAAATATGGGTTGCAGGTTCAGTGTAAACTTTACAGTAACCAATGTATAATACATGCATAAAGTTGAAAATGTGCTAGAAGCAGATATCAGTAACAAAAAAGTTAAATTCATTTGGTTCTCTTTCATTGAACACGCAGGTCAATGAATCATTCTGTTCTAGGCAAGCAGTTTCCAAATCTAAGGCCCCTAAGAAAAGAAGGAAAAATTACTTGATAAAACTATAAATGCTTCGCATGAGTTACAAGCTACTGTTATTTGATTAGTCTGGCACTCAGGAATTGATCAATGGCATGGTATGGTAACCAAAGAAGGTGTATTATACATGGGAAATAACTTCATATAATAAGAGAAAAATAGTGATGAAATTGAACAATTCTAGGTCAGTAAATTCTAGATAAAATGACAGAAGAAGCCAGATTGATAATTCTTGTACATGAGGTGCCTGTGAAACCTGTACAGTAGAAATGGATTGCTTTTAAGTTTTTATCAAGTTTTAGACTAGTGTAAAATAGAGACAAGTGAGGTAAGCTTCATCACTGCTGTAAGTTGTGTGTATACCTGGTAAATGGGACATGTTCTCTCATAATTATGCACATGACCATATATGGCTATATCAACCTTGTATTTCTGCCAAAGTTTTTGAAGACTCTCCCTTCCCATTGGTTCCTCAAATGATCCTTCTTCAGCATACCAGGTAGCAGAAGAATAGCCCAGCACCCGATGAGCAAGGAAAATCAGCCACGGCTGCTTTTGTCTATCCACAGAAGCAAGGCAATGCTCAATGAACTTGTATTGCTCTGTTCCCTCCCTCCAATCATGCTCCGTGTCGGCTATGCAGAATCGGAACATCCCATAATCAGTGGAGTACCTGATGAAAGAGAATTATGATATTCATTTTCAGTTCCCCACTATGTATACAAACAAGAACCAGGAAGAAAATGCATGTCAAGATGCTCTCTGGCTTAGCACTATATATATCCAGATCAATTGTTTTCCAGTTGTAGGTGAAACAAGAATATCTGGAGTATCCAAAGAAATCAGGAGAATGAATTTCACAGAGAAGGAACTATATTTTTACATTTGCATTGCAATTCAATTATAGGTTCAATGGCAATAGTAGCTTCCATAATTGGTAATATTGGGAATATcatgaattaattaattcaaaGCAAAAAGAACAGAGTTTATAAATAGTTACAGTGGTTATTTGAAATTACAGAATGctacggaaaaaaaaaaaaagggtacaaGGCAGAGGTttgaacaaaataattatatCAGCATTCAAAGTTATAAACGAAAACTATCATGCTGCAGTAGTAGCTAAATACAACCAAGAGGCTCTCAACAAACTTCCATACCAGAATTTAGCCCTGTTTTCAGCAGGGACGTAGAACATAGTCTCAGCCAGTACACCACATTCGCCTCCAGAATCCAAGTTCCCATAGAAGGATCCTGTTCCTGGCCAGTCACGTTCATGGTTACCACTGAAAGGACATTGCACCACTTGCTATATAAGATGAATTACATGACAGATCCATGCTCAAATAAACAGCAGTAGTAAATTATGACAAACCTTGCTATCATGTAAGGAACAGTTGATGCAATTGGCTCAACCTGTGCAGTAAACTGGTCCCACTGTGAAATGTATCCATTTGCATAACATATATCTCCAATGTGGAAGACTATATCAATATTTTTCAAGTCTTGAATAAGTTGCTTGGTAGTGTTAAGGGAGCCATGCTGGAAGTTGTTATATTCATTGGAACCATCAGCTTCATCCTGGAAATTAAAATGTGTTTAAGAAGTGCATGGATGCTTATGAATAGCTTCACAATCCAAACAATGAAAAGAAAACTGAACTTTCAGAAGTGTACAGACATTGACATAGAACAGAAAGGCTTTGAAGAAAGACCCTGAAATTTATATTCACTTCAAATTTGATAATGATTATTTTCTTTATAAATAAAAAACATGCAGCTAGAATCATGAgattaaactcaactcaactaagcctttatctcaaaaatttgggatcggctatatgagCTAGAATCatgagattaaaaaaataaaattttgagaaatgaaaaactCAAGCAAGTATAATTAAATCCATTCATACATATCACCAGATAGCCAATGCATCAATGCATTCAACTTTAACAGGAGTGGTATGCATATGCTATTTAAATTTAAGATAAGGACATCTGACAATGTCATGATTTTATATTTGACACACACATGATCCTTCCAAGACAGTTCAAACCTTTCCCAT harbors:
- the LOC110633749 gene encoding probable inactive purple acid phosphatase 1 isoform X2; the protein is MLGGMRGLELIFTAIAVVLATLQEASSHGIQPLSRISVHKTTFALSDHAYVKASPTILGLKGQNSEWVTVEYASSNASNADWIGVFSPANFSAYTCNPESSSSRVFPPLLCTAPIKYQYANYSSPGYKVTGKGLLRLQLINQRSDFAFALFSGGLANPKLVAVSNSVAFANPKAPVYPRLAQGKAWNEMTITWTSGYGISEAQPFVEWGLEGGDRVRSPAGTLTFSRNSMCGAPARTVGWRDPGFIHTSFLKELWPNVVYIYKLGHKLFNGTYIWSQEYQFRASPYPGQSSLQRVVIFGDMGKDEADGSNEYNNFQHGSLNTTKQLIQDLKNIDIVFHIGDICYANGYISQWDQFTAQVEPIASTVPYMIASGNHERDWPGTGSFYGNLDSGGECGVLAETMFYVPAENRAKFWYSTDYGMFRFCIADTEHDWREGTEQYKFIEHCLASVDRQKQPWLIFLAHRVLGYSSATWYAEEGSFEEPMGRESLQKLWQKYKVDIAIYGHVHNYERTCPIYQNICTNEERHHYKGTLNGTIHVVAGGGGASLAEFTAINTTWSFFKDYDYGFVKLTAFDHSNLLFEYKKSRDGKVYDSFTISRDYRDILACTIDSCPRTTLAS
- the LOC110633749 gene encoding probable inactive purple acid phosphatase 1 isoform X1; translation: MMLGGMRGLELIFTAIAVVLATLQEASSHGIQPLSRISVHKTTFALSDHAYVKASPTILGLKGQNSEWVTVEYASSNASNADWIGVFSPANFSAYTCNPESSSSRVFPPLLCTAPIKYQYANYSSPGYKVTGKGLLRLQLINQRSDFAFALFSGGLANPKLVAVSNSVAFANPKAPVYPRLAQGKAWNEMTITWTSGYGISEAQPFVEWGLEGGDRVRSPAGTLTFSRNSMCGAPARTVGWRDPGFIHTSFLKELWPNVVYIYKLGHKLFNGTYIWSQEYQFRASPYPGQSSLQRVVIFGDMGKDEADGSNEYNNFQHGSLNTTKQLIQDLKNIDIVFHIGDICYANGYISQWDQFTAQVEPIASTVPYMIASGNHERDWPGTGSFYGNLDSGGECGVLAETMFYVPAENRAKFWYSTDYGMFRFCIADTEHDWREGTEQYKFIEHCLASVDRQKQPWLIFLAHRVLGYSSATWYAEEGSFEEPMGRESLQKLWQKYKVDIAIYGHVHNYERTCPIYQNICTNEERHHYKGTLNGTIHVVAGGGGASLAEFTAINTTWSFFKDYDYGFVKLTAFDHSNLLFEYKKSRDGKVYDSFTISRDYRDILACTIDSCPRTTLAS